One window of Vicinamibacteria bacterium genomic DNA carries:
- a CDS encoding DNA methyltransferase → MGSFEIAYYGWKKGAAHRYFGPTNATDLWHVKKVNPQSMCHLTEKPVELARRAIEYSSRSRENVLDLFGGSGSTLIAAEQRHRHAYLMEIDALYTDVIVRRWEKFTGKTATLDGTDKTFADVAAERGVELAGTE, encoded by the coding sequence ATGGGTTCGTTTGAAATCGCGTACTACGGATGGAAGAAGGGCGCAGCGCATCGGTACTTCGGCCCGACCAACGCGACCGACCTCTGGCACGTCAAGAAGGTCAATCCGCAATCCATGTGCCATTTAACTGAAAAGCCCGTCGAGCTCGCTCGCAGAGCGATCGAGTACTCGTCGCGCAGCCGCGAGAACGTGCTCGATCTTTTCGGCGGAAGCGGCAGCACGTTGATCGCGGCAGAGCAGCGCCACCGCCACGCCTACCTGATGGAGATCGACGCCCTCTACACCGACGTGATCGTCCGTCGCTGGGAGAAGTTCACCGGGAAGACGGCGACGCTCGACGGCACGGACAAGACGTTCGCCGACGTGGCGGCGGAACGCGGTGTCGAGCTGGCAGGGACCGAGTGA